Part of the Drosophila santomea strain STO CAGO 1482 chromosome 2L, Prin_Dsan_1.1, whole genome shotgun sequence genome is shown below.
TGAAGTACTTTGATTGcttcattttgttgtttgccgcCTTATCAGCCCGAGAAAAAACAGCTCAAGCCAACGAAATAAAACTTAGTTGTGGTGCGACTGCCGAAGCTGAGACATGTGGCTGTTGCGCGGAGCGTTCGTTTGTGGCCTAGTGGCCATGGCTTGTGCCTTTGGAGACGAAGCTATCTTCGAGGACGAGGACATCTACAACCAGGCGCTGCCACCAGTTCCCCACACGGGTATTACGGTGCCCGGAACCAAGTGGTGCGGACCGGGCAACACGGCCGCGAACTTCGAGGATCTGGGCCGAGAACGAGAGACGGACAAATGCTGTCGTGCCCACGACCATTGCGACGAGATTATCGAGTCTCATGCTACACTCCACGGACTGCCCACCAACACAGACTGGTTTCCCATGTAAGAAGTGTCTTCGCCACAGCCCTTATCGATTTATGCACACTGACCGCCGCTTCTCGATTTAGCCTTAAGTGCACCTGCGAGCAGCAGTTCATCAACTGCCTGCAGGCAGTGAACAGCATCACCTCCAATACCCTTGGACGTATCTACTatggcagcaggagcaggtgTTTCGCCAACGGATACCCCACCACCGGATGCAAGCAGTACCAGGAGGGCACCTTCCGCAAGCGCTGCATCCGCTACCAGGTGGACAAGTCAAGGCCGAAGGTCTGGCAGTTTTACGACATGCCGTTTTTCACCATCCCAGCCTCGGCGGGCTGACGTGGGATGAGCGATTTGTGAACGAGAAATAAGATTATATTACACATCGCATTAAATATTACTAACACACCTTACAACACACCCATTTGAAATGATTATTAAAACCCTTGCAATTATCTGAGGttcaataaaaatttgaataaattttaataaaaatccAGGCTAATAGAATTACAAACTGGTTACACAAAACCTACCGTCAAAATCCTAATCACTTTAGGTTTCGCTCCCAGTACAATCTGTTTTGTAAACAATTGAGCGCTTATCGCTGGACGTCGAAGTTCAATCTCAGGAGTCCTCCGCGCTGCCGCTCACGTGTGTGTAGAAGGCCAAGTCGTAGAACTGCCAGCACTGCGGCTGACCCTCGTCCACTCTGTAGCTGACACATCGAGTCTCGAACAAGTCGGCCTGCCGCTCCTGACAGTCAATGATGGGATGTCCGTAGCCGAAGCATACATCCTTGGTGTTGAAGTAGATTTTGCCAAGAGCCAGGGAGTGGCCGTTTCGCAGAGCGGTGAGACAGCTTCGGAAGGCAGCCTCGCAGGAACACGAGAAACTGCGGAGATCGCACGATTATTGATCCACATCTGGATGTATGAAATCCACTCTTACATGGGAAAAATTCCGTCGTTTTTCAGTCCGAAGGCTTCCTCCAGCGGCGGAATCTTTTCCCCACAGTTGTCGTGCGCCCGGCAACACATGTCCACCTCTCGCTCAGTGCCCAGGTCATCGTAGTTGGCTGCTATGTTCCCGGGTCCGCACCACTTTGTGCCCGGAACTGTTATGCTCAACTCCAATGCCACATGGCTGGCACAGATCAGCATGAGAAGAGCAGTAAGAAAGGCGGCACGCGAAATCATTGCGCACAATGAAGGGGCTAGCAGACGACTGATTCAAGGGGATTTCCGGAGAGCAGAAATTCGGCATGGTTATTTAATCACTACGCGTCATTTGAGCTGTGATTGAGCATTGAATACTGATTACGCTTAAATCTCGCGAAATAAGAGAAGTCATGTATGTGTAATAAATAGTACATGCATTTGGACACTCACAAACAGACATAAGTACAAGTTGGCCGTGGCTTAGGCCACATTTAAGCACAACAGTTAATATAAGGCAAGTACATTCTAATTTGATAATTACGATACGATTAGGGAGGTTCCGAAAATCTCTTTAAAGTCTCTGAGACTTAGGAACACTCCTgaataaaacttaaattatatCTCTTCCCTTAAAACCGATCAACGCAGCTAGGCCTCGCTCTTTTGCCGGTTCTGCATGACCTGGCGCAGCTGAGGGAACGTGCTCTTCGTCTGCATCGGATGCAGCCGCGCACACAGCGAGGTGAAGGGCTCGTAGAGAGACGGCCGCTCCATGGCATTCACAGTGTAGTGCTTAATGCGCTCTCGCTGGCACCAGATATTGGCGCGGTCCATGACCTTCTCGACGGGATTTGGGGCTGCCCGTGCCCTCACGTTGGCCAGCACCACTACAGGAAtctccttcttctccttgTGCTTCTCTATGTCAGCCTTGATGTCGGCCAGCATATCCAGGCTCCGTGGGTCCATGGGATCGTAGACCAAAACGAATGCGTCTGGGAACTGGAGGTAGTGGcgtggcagctgctgctccccCTGCAATCCCGCCGTGTCGTAGATGCGCAGGGTCTCTCGAGCTCCGCCCCTGCCAGTGTCCACGCTGGCCACGTAGATATCCTCAATGGTTGGATGCAATTCCTGCAATAAGATCCTGGCAATCAGCTACCAGCTTCAGTTTAAGCACGGCCAAAGGCATTCTCACCGTCTCTGGATTGACGTGGCCGTAGACCAGCTGCTCTATCAGCGCCGTCTTGCCCACGCCCTTCATCCCGCACACCAGTACTTTGCCAACCTTGCCGATCTTGGCATTTAGCATTATTCCAGCAGTAAAAATTGggttaaaaaaataaacaaaactttcGCTGAATTCTTGGTAGTGTGACCAAGCACCACCAATAAGTAATTCTATATTTATATGGTATACAAAAACTAGgagaatttaaaaatctcTAATTTAagtaatatataatttattttaacaatcTGTATGCttgtatgtttatttaatttattctcaaaatacacaaaatttAGGCAATTTAGGGAGATGAGATTCTACTATAGTTCGTTCAAAAGCTCTTTTGCGAGTTTTTGTGACACAAAATTATATTTCctacattttaaaattgtggGTTCAATATTATTACCTCGTTAAGATTGTTTTGTTCATGGTGTTGCGATGTTAATGGTGTTAatcttttgctgtttttttcctAAATGAATTGTTTAGCAATGATGGGTTTATGTTTTCAAAGAGATTTTCCGTTTGTTCTTTGGTATATTTGGACGTTTATTCTTCTTTAATAGAAGTTGGTAAAAGTCTTACAAATTATTCTTAAGCCTAATACACAATATTCAGCCTACACACTGAAactgtatttaatttgttcTATAGTAGCACTGTAATATCCATTTATTGCAGCTAGGACCAGCGCAGTTGGTATCTCAACTTGCGGAGGTGGATTCTCGTTTTGAAGACGACATCCCACAAAGGACTGCTGATACCGTATCCGAGGGTTTGATGCGAAAagtggtgatggtggtgataTCGCTTCATGTGCACAAAGGCCCTCAACGACGGGTTTCCGTAGTGCAGGTAGTAGTGGATCATGTCGTAGCACAGATAGCCGGCCAGAGCTCCGGACAAGACCACTCGCGGATGGGACAGGATGAAGCTGAGCGGGGTGTAGATGATAGCGGCGAGCAATGCACCGGGA
Proteins encoded:
- the LOC120450877 gene encoding phospholipase A2, translated to MWLLRGAFVCGLVAMACAFGDEAIFEDEDIYNQALPPVPHTGITVPGTKWCGPGNTAANFEDLGRERETDKCCRAHDHCDEIIESHATLHGLPTNTDWFPILKCTCEQQFINCLQAVNSITSNTLGRIYYGSRSRCFANGYPTTGCKQYQEGTFRKRCIRYQVDKSRPKVWQFYDMPFFTIPASAG
- the LOC120450883 gene encoding phospholipase A2 large subunit, yielding MISRAAFLTALLMLICASHVALELSITVPGTKWCGPGNIAANYDDLGTEREVDMCCRAHDNCGEKIPPLEEAFGLKNDGIFPIFSCSCEAAFRSCLTALRNGHSLALGKIYFNTKDVCFGYGHPIIDCQERQADLFETRCVSYRVDEGQPQCWQFYDLAFYTHVSGSAEDS
- the LOC120450870 gene encoding NF-kappa-B inhibitor-interacting Ras-like protein — translated: MLNAKIGKVGKVLVCGMKGVGKTALIEQLVYGHVNPETELHPTIEDIYVASVDTGRGGARETLRIYDTAGLQGEQQLPRHYLQFPDAFVLVYDPMDPRSLDMLADIKADIEKHKEKKEIPVVVLANVRARAAPNPVEKVMDRANIWCQRERIKHYTVNAMERPSLYEPFTSLCARLHPMQTKSTFPQLRQVMQNRQKSEA